The following nucleotide sequence is from Dialister pneumosintes.
TTTAAGTAATGTTGATTTTCCACTGCCGGATGCACCCAATATTACTAAAGTTTCTTCATTATTGATTTGTAAATTTACATCTCGCAAAATATGTCTATTGCCAAATGATTGATTAAGATTTTCTATTTCAATCATACTTGACTCCTACTCTTTTAAAATAAAAAAGATGACAATAAATAATTAGCAGCAAAAAGCATAACTATGGAATAAACTACAGATTGTGTAGTAGCTTTACCTACACCTTCCGCTCCTGCTGCACAAGTCATCCCCCTATCACATCCAACCAATGCAACAATCATTCCAAAAACAATAGATTTAATAAGTCCGATATAAATATCTTCTGTTCCGCAAAAAACCTGAATAGAATGAAAAAAAGTATATGCCGACACCCCATGTTGAAGTGCTGCAACAATCATAGCTCCAATAATACCAATAGCCACTCCCATAACATTAAGAAGCGGAAGCATCGTCATACAGGCAGCTACGCGAGGAACCACTAAATATGCTACAGGATTTACCGCTAAGCAGCGTAGTGCATCAATTTGTTCCGTAACACGCATAGTCCCTAATTCTGCTGTAATCGCTGCACCACATCTACCGGCTAGAACAACCCCACATAAGACAGGCCCCAACTCTCTCCCGATAGCAATAGTTACAATACCTCCGATAGAAAATGCTGCCCCATATTGTGTTAAAACACCTGCCATCTGAACAGAAATAACCATTCCGGTAAACAATAATGTTAATGCCACTATATAAAAAGATTTTACACCTAATGATAAGCTTTGTTTAGCAGTTTCATGTAAGTTAATTTTAGAAAATTGTTTCACAGTAGATACTAATAAAAGTACAATAGCTCCTAATTGTTGGAAAATATTAAGAGTTTCTTTTCCTAACCAATTCAACATTGTTATCATCCTACTGCTCAACTCCTTAAAATACTTATCGTATAAGTATAACAAATTCTCCTTAAAATAAATAGTTATCTATTAGTTTGTAAAATATTAATTAATCAGATGACTCTTCTTCATTAATTAAATCACTACTTTGCTGTTCTCGATACATTTCAGCAATAAGTTCTTTTTGTTTTTTGACCATTTGCTTCAAAGCTTCTTCTCTTTTATCAGGAGGAAGTACAGTAAACGAAAATTGTCCATCCCCATAAATTACGTAATCAGTATTTACGTAACTTTTAGATGAATTTTTATCCTCATTTTGTTGCGTTTTCTTCTCTCTTTCATGCAAATATTCCGGTTTAGTTATTATCTTTTTTCCCTGAATTTCAGTAGAAGAACCGGATGTTTCATCTTTAGCAATCATACTTACATTCGGATCCAATATTTCAACAACTATTTGATTATTTTGATTTTCATTCAACAATACTTTTTGTAAATGATCAAAATCTTTGTAAACTCGAAGTCTATCTAAAATTTCATCAGACAAATTATATTTTTGTTGTTCAATTAAATAAGGTAAAGGAGTCACTCCTCCTCCACGAATTTCTAAAATCATTTTTCCATAAGGTTGATCATCAGGAACCCTAAAAGTCAGTTCTTTATAAAAAATATCTCCCCGATACGCTTGTAATCTCGCTTTGATATAAATCGTATCACCAGGACTTACTATCATAGGTGTAGCGGTCGCATCTAAAATTTGTGCCGTTTTACGTTCTTTAGTTACACTCATATCTACCTGAATTTGTCGTATATCATATTTTTCAAATCTATTTTCACTTAAAATATCCAATACATTATATATTTCATCTACACTTCTAGAAGAGATATCTTTAGTTGACCAATACATATTACTCTTTTTAAAAGTTTTTTTCTTTATATCTTTAGGATATAGGGAATATGTTAACGAAACAGTCCCTTCTCCTTCTCTATCTATAGTATTGCTTATTGCATTATAAACGGAAGTTGCGGTTAATGTAGGAAGTAGTTTTTCATTATTAATCATTCGAACGTTTAAATCTTTACGAGAATGCAAGTCTTCATCAAAAACAGTAGTATGAAGTGGAATAAAAGAAGGTATACGACCACTAATCCCGCCAATACCTGCACCACGATCTTGATTAATAGTTCCTATCTCCGCACCTATAGACCCTAATTTAAAGGGACTATAAGTGCTTGGAATCACTGTAAAAATATAAGAATTATGCATAAAATAATCAGTATTTCCTTTAGACATGAAAGGATGTCCAAATGCAAGAATATGATCATCATCTACATAAGTCACGGTTCCAATAGCGCCTAATTTTAAATCACCTGTAACCATGGTTGCAGCTACAGAACTACCTGGGACTAACGGCATAGCGGTAGTATCTTCTGAAGAGGATGCTGCTGCATAAGGAACCATTTGAAAATTTTTCATTTTCTTTGTTAAATATTCTAATCCCGAAGAGGAGTATCCGGTAGCCATAAGAGGTGTATTTAACGGTATTAAATCTTTAGACGGTTTCAAAGTATCCACTTGTACTTTATTGTCATCGATTGCCCAAATTTTCAACATGTCTTCAATAGGGGTAACCATACCAATGCGCCCACCTGATTGTGAAAACCCGTAAGCCACTGCCCCCAATAATTTGTTATTAATATAAACAGGACTTCCACTCATTCCATGTGCAATGCCATTAGAGCTATCTATAACCGGACCTGAAACTTTAACTAAAACCAGATCCCCTCCATTAGCTCCCCGATTTTTCATAACACCAAGTACATCTACATCGAAAGTATCAATAGTGGTTCCATGAATAACCGTCTTTCCAATCCCATGCATTCCTTCTTTAACTTCTGAAACTGACATAAATTCAGCAAAAGCCGTTGATAAAACACCCAAACTAAGTGCACAACAAATCATAGCTGTTAATTTACATTTCTTATCCCATTTCATTACAAATATTTCTCCTTTATGGTCATTCAGAAATAACAGCGACTTGATCATTTTGATCAATAATTTGCCCATTTCCAACAGTAACTTCTATAACCACACCATCAACAGTTGCGCGAGCAGCCGGTACAGGCCCAACTAAAGAGTCTACTAATACAAGAACATCTCCTTCTTTTACACGAGTACCTTCCGCAATAACACTTACAGTCTTACCACTTAACACAGACATTTGCGGAACAAAAGCAAAAGATTCTCCCCAAGTAAACATGCTCATAACAAGCCCTAGTAATATAGTAAATTTATATTTATTTTTCATAATAATCCCTCACTTCCCATAATTAGTTTATAAAATCATTTATATATTATTGTACCATTTTTATCCAAATAACTTTAATATTTCTGCTATAAAAAAGAGTGCTTATAAGCACTCTTTTTTATCTTAGATCCTGTAAGGCATCACGGAGGATATTCATATGTTCTAATACAGTTCCTGCACCAATAGCATTTACATACAAAGGATGCTCTACTACATATGATGGTATACCGGTCAAATTAGTAATCATCCTATCCAGCCCCTTAAGCTGTCCTGCCCCTCCACTAATCATAATTCCATGTTCTCGAATATCACCTAAAAGTGCAGGAGGCGTCTTTTGTAAAACATTCCTTACTTTGTGGAAAATATTTTCTAAAAGTGGATATAAGGATTCTGCTACATCCTGTCCGGTAACAGTAATTTTTACAGGAAGCCCTGTAACCAAAGAAGACCCGCAAACTTCTAAAAATTGTTGTTCTTCCTTTATATACCACATAGTCCCTAATGAAATTTTCATTATTTCAGCAGTTTTTCTACCTATCTCTACTTTATATTTATCTCTTACATAAGAAATAATAGCTTGATCCATAGCCAATCCTGCTTGACGCGAGAAATCACTGACTACAACACCATGTGTAGACACCACGGCCACAGATGCGGTTCCTCCACCAACATCAACTACCATAGCACCTTCCATATTTTCAATATTAATTCCGGTTCCTATTAAAGAAGCAATAGGTTGTTCTATAAGAACCGTTTTTCTTGCCCCCATAGTAAATGCCGCTTCTAAAAGAGCTCTACGCTGTACACCTGTAATCCCTACAGGAACACAAATAATCAAACGCGGGTGAAAAAATACTCTTTTTAAATAAGATTGATTAATAATAGAATTCAATAAATAAGCTGTAGACTTATAATCTATAATCGCGCTTTCTTTAATAGGGCGAATAGTATAAATACCCTGAGGAGTTCTTCCTTCCATTTCTTCCGCTTGTGTCCCATATGCAACAAAATCCGATGAATTATGACGCATAGCAACCACCGAAGATTCAGGTAATACAAGTCCTTTGTTTTTAATATAAATAACTACATTTGAACTGCCTAAATCGACTCCAATATCTTCCGCCCCAAGACTGCCAATCCAATCCATTAACGAGCCGGAAGAAGGAATAAATCCTATTTTTCCCTGTGTTCTTGCATTAGTCTTTATCGACACGAACTATGTCAGCTCCCAATCCTCTTAACTTCTCCACCAAATGATCATATCCACGATCAATATGATGTAAATCCCCTATTTCCGTCACACCATGTGCTGCAAGTCCTGCTAACACTAAAGCAGCTCCGGCTCTTAAATCTGTCGCTCTTACAAAAGCGCCTTGTAAAAAAGGAACTCCATGTACAATAGCTTTTCTTCCTTCTACTCGTATGTCCGCTCCCATACGACATAATTCACCAACATGCATAAAACGATTTTCAAAAACGGTTTCTGTTATAGTACTTACCCCGTCACCTACTGTCATCATGGCCATAAACTGTGCTTGTAAATCAGTAGGAAATCCCGGATAAGGCAAAGTTTTTATATCTGCAGATTTAATACGACCTTGGCTAATAATATGTACACTATCTATTTCTTTTTCAACAACAACCCCCGCCTCACTAAGTTTAGCAAGAAGTGGTTTCAAATGTTCTGTAAGTACATTTTCAATAACCACATCGCCACCAACCATAGCAGCTGCAATAATAAAAGTACCGGCTTCAATACGGTCCGGAATAACCGTATGAGATGCTCCATACAAATGTTTAACTCCCTCTATACGGATAACATTAGTTCCTGCCCCTTTAATATTAGCTCCCATACTGGATAGGAATGTAACTAAATCAACGATTTCAGGCTCTTCAGCTGCATTTTCAATAATAGTTTTACCTTCAGCTAATACGGCTGCCATCAAAATATTTTCTGTTGCACCTACGCTAGGAAAATCAAGATAAATAGTTGCTCCTTTTAATCCGTTAGGAGCCAAAGCTTCAACAAAACCGTTCCCAATAGTAATTTCCGCCCCCATGGCTTCAAAAGCTTTAAGATGTAAATCAATAGGGCGACTTCCAATCATACATCCTCCGGGAAGTGCAATTTTGGCATGTCTTTTTTTTGCTAATAAAGGTCCCATCACTAAAAAAGAGGCTCTCATACGACTCATCAAGTCATAAGATGCTTCGGTTTTTGTAATCATAGATGTATCAAAAATCATTTCATTGCCCTTGTGTATAACACTCCCCCCCAAGTACTCAATAACGCTACTAATAGTTCTTACATCTTCCAAATTAGGAGCATCAATAATTGTAGCGGGACTATCGGGAAGTAATGTTGCAACAATTATTGGTAATACTGCATTTTTCGCACTGGATACACATACGCGTCCATGTAAAGGACGACCGCCTTTAATAACTAATTTTTCCAAAAGGAACCACTCCTGTATTTAAATACTTATTTGCTTTATATACTGATAAACTGACATTATATTAATCAAAAGTAACTTTAACTCTATAAACATATATAAAAATTCATATGTATCATAGCAAAGTTCTACAGTCATTTCAAGAATTATCATTATTACACATTATATCATTAATATACTGTCAATATGACTTAGTTTTTAATCTATAGTTCTCATCAATACATACCACAAAAATGTTCTCCCCCACACAAACATGAACAATACCTTGTGGTAAGGATAATTCTTCCCTACAAATAATACTCTTCTTAACTAATTGTTCATATTGTATCCAAGATTTACGATGTTGTCCCATTATTTTAGAACGATCACGAGGAGAACAAATAATTTCAGCATGTTCTGCATGGATTATGAACGGTTTAATCTGATGCATAGCAATATATTGATCAACCATTTCCCCCATAGCCGGATGATAAGGTCCTCCAAGAATAGCATCTCCCATATTTAATTCTTCAGTAGCTTGCAATCCTATGCGAATAACTTTGATATGGTGACGATTATACCATCGTTTTAAGAATGCCGCTTTTACAACCGCCTCATGAATAGAAACAGGACGATAAGCCTTCTGTGCAATCATTTGTCCTAAAACAGTTCCCTTTAATGCTAATACCGGATAAATCCTAATAAAATCCGGTTTTAAAGCTACACCTTTTCTCGCGGTACTTCTTAAAGAGGCATAGTCTTCCCCCGGAAGCCCAATCATAAACTGTAACCCAACTATAAAATGATGTTTTTTCAATAAACTCACTGCATGAACAACATCTTCTGCCGTATGACCTCGTTCTGCAGTAAGTAAAATATTATTATCTAAACTTTGTACGCCTAATTCTACAGTAGTTACCCCATAAGTAGATAACAATTGCAAGATGTCTTCATTAATACAATCAGGTCTAGTTGATAATCTGATAGCATGTATTTTCCCTTGTTTCAAGGCCTTAAAAGCAGGCATTAATAACGATTCAATAACCGGAACAGGAAGTGCAGTAAAAGAACCTCCATAAAAAGCAGCTTCCCAAAATCTATCAGAAGAGCCGGATTCTATATAGGAATCAATGGTTTTCTTTATTTCATCAGCTTCTACCGAAGTACTTCTTCCCGTAATCCGAACCTGATTACAAAAAATACATTGATGAGGGCATCCTAAATGTGGAATAAAAAGAGGAATAATAGAATGTTTCATTATATATATAACAAGAAAAAGCGAGATGCATCCCGCTTTTTCTCTCCTTTAATCATGACTATTTTCTTTATCTTCATTAATGTTAACTTCATTGGCTGCAATAACAGATAGAATATCATGACGAGTCACTACACCAACTAAACGATTTTTATCGTCAACAACCGGTACCGTTTTTAAATGCTCATCAATCATTAACGTAGTAATAGTTTCCATTTCAGTTTCAGGTGTTACACATCGAACATCTTTGGTCATAATTTCACTAGCTGTTGTTGCCAATAATTTTCTAAATGATTTTTCATAATGACCATAGCCGCAATAATATACACTGGCACCTAGCACATCCAAGTATTGTGGTACATAGGGTCTTACTTTTTTATATAATAAGTCTCCTTCAGATACAATCCCTAACAATAAATTATCATCCCCTGTAACAGGAATAGCATCCATATGATGGGATACAAATAAATGAATTAGTTCATGTATTGTACACTCAGCCGGAACAGAAAACACATACTTGGTCATAAAATCTTTTGCTCTATACGTTTTATTTTCCATAACATACCTGCACTTTCTGTAACAAAACTTCGTATACTATATATTATATCGTATTTTAAAGATAAAGAACAATATATAAGAAGGAACTCAGTTCTATAAATGATATGGCTCATTTTTCATAATTTTCATAGCTCTATAAATTTGTTCTACAGTAATAAGCCGAGCCATTTGATGTGTTAATGTAATCTTCCCTAAACAAAAACAGCAATCTGCCCTTTTTCGTAATAAATCACTATTACCATAGGGACCACCAATAATGAAACAAAAGTGGCTATATCCGGTAATCATACGTTGCGCCATCCATTTAGAAAATTCCTCTGAACTTAACGATTTACCTTTCATATCCAATAAAACAACACAAGCACTATCAGGTATACATTTCAACAATTTAATTGCTTCTTTATCTAATATTTGCATAAGTTCCGCAGATGACGGTCGACTCCCTATTCGTTCTTCCGACAATTCTATAAATTCAATTTTACCGGTAGTTGCTAATCTCTTAGTGTATTCCGCAATACCTAATTTCATCCAAGACTCTTTTATTTTTCCAATTCCAATAATAGAAAATTTCATGTTGATTCGTATAATACTCCATAATTAATAATAACTATTATTTCTATATCTTACTATACATAAAAATAGAGAAGCGAATATCGCTCCTCTATTTTGCATAATCAGTTGCTCTTGTTTCTCGAATAACCACTACCTTAACTTGCCCCGGATATTGCAATTCATTTTCAATCTGTTGCGCCACATTATGTGAAAGTATAACAGCTTCATCCTCTGTAACCTTTTCCGGTTTTACCAGAACACGAAGTTCTCTACCCGCTTGAATAGCATAACAATTTTCAACACCTGAATAAGATTTAGCAATATCTTCCAATTTTGTTAATCGTTTAATATAGTTTTCAAGAGTTTCTCTGCGAGCCCCAGGTCTTGCAGCAGAAACAGCATCTGCTGCCGCCACTAAAACAGATTCTACATACTGAGCCTCTACATCACCGTGATGAGATGCAATAGCATCAACAACTCCGGCAGGTTCATGATAGCGCTTAGCTATTTCAACACCTAATTCTACATGTGTACCTTCACGTTCCCTATCAACCGCTTTTCCTATATCATGAAGAAGACCTGCACGTTTTGCTATATCAATATTAGCGCCAACTTCCGCTGCCAATACTCCGGCAAAATAAGCTACATCAATGGAGTGTTGAAGTACATTTTGTCCATAACTGGTACGATAACGTAACTTCCCTAAAGTCTTTATTAACTCAGGATGAATACCGCGAATACCGCATTCCAATACAGCGGCTTCCCCTGCTTCCATGATAGCTTTTTCTACTTCTTTCTTAGCTTTTTCCACGACTTCTTCGATACGTGCCGGATGAATTCGACCATCTTTAACTAAAGCTTCCAATGCTACACGAGCAATTTCACGTCGTACAGGATTAAAACAAGATAGGATAACCGCTTCCGGCGTATCATCAATAATTAAATCCACACCTGTTAAAGTTTCTATTGCTCTAATATTACGACCTTCGCGACCTATAATACGCCCTTTCATTTCCTCATTAGGTAAGGAAACTACAGAAACCGTTGTCTCAGAAACTGTATCTGCTGCATTTCGTTGAATAGCTGCAGCAAGAATCTTTCTTGCCACTTGATCGGAGTTCATCTTAATATCGTTTTCAGCTTCTCTAATTCTTACTGCTTTTTCGTGAGTTAAATCTGCATCTACTTTATCAAGAATTAATGTTCTCGCTTCACTTTGTGTCATTTGTGAAATTTCTTCTAGCTTCGCTCTTTGTTCTGCATATACTTTCTCTACTTCTTCTTGCTGTGTTTGTAACAGATGTGTTTTTTTATTTACGTCATCTTCACGTTCTTCTACTAGAATACTTCTACGTTCTAAATGCTCCTCTTTCTGAATCAACCGCTGTTCATACTTCTGTAATTCATCACGTCGTTCACGATTTTGTTTTTCCACATCTTCACGAAGTTTATGAATTTCTTCGCGAGTTTGCATCATCGCCTCTTTCTTTAGATTCTGAGCTTCCCGAGATGTATTATCCAATAATCGCTGCGCATCGATAGCAATCTGTCTTGCTTTTTCTTCTGCCGATTCTATTTTAGCCTCTGCTAAGCGTTTTCTTAGTATATATCCTATACCGCAACCGATAAGACCGGCTACGAGAAAAGTAATACACATAAAAAGCATTATTTTTCCTAATTCCAAAGACGTCACCTCTCTTTCTTTTCTCGATTTTTCTATAAAAATTTCATATAAATAAATAAGCGTGCCCATCCCACCTTGAATAGGGCACTAGGTTAATTTTAGAATTTTGTCATTTTATTGTCAAGATAATACCGATATATCTCTTTATTTAAACCTTTAATTACTTCTTCCTCCCCCTAAAAAGGACCAGATAAACAATGCTGCAAAAGCAATCCATGATATAGTAGAAGACATAATTCCTAATTCCGTCAAAATATTAATAACTGTTAACCCTAACATAAATAAAGAATTAGCTCTGACATCAATAAAAGGATCTCTTCTAAACAAAAAATATGAAATCGCTAGAATAAACAAATTAATTCCAATGACCCCTTCTATAAAAAAATATCCTGGAATTATATTTAAAATAAAATTACCACCTATCATTGTCAATAAAATCAATAACCATGTTGTACTCATTACATATCTCCTCTATACACTTCTCCATCACAAGACGGTACCCAAATCGGTACATCCGGAAATCTCCATATAAAAGAATAGGAAGGATGCCATTTTTCCCCGGATGCATGCATGGGAATCAATAATTTCTTAACTTTCACAACTTCCATAAATTGACGTACGCCCCATTCTCGTGCGACTTCTTGTCTTGCATCTACAGGAAAAAATAATAAATCAACTTGTTTTCCTATAAACTTTTTAAGTTCTCTAAAATATAAAGTGCGAGCAGATAAATTATCTCTATCGCCGGCCCCCGACCAATGCCACCAATTTAAATCACCTGCATGAAATAAGGTGATATCTTTATGTTCAATCCAAAAAGAGCCACCTATATCCGTCGAACCGAACATATTCACTTCCAATGTAGACGTTACAACTTTTTCTCCTACACTCATAAAACAAACTTTTCCTAGATTCTCTTCCGGGAGTATACAATCTTTATGTATAAAGTATTGTTCTACTTTATCCGAAAACCTAGAAATTTCCGGATTAAAATGATCAAAATGCATATGCGAAACAAAAAAATAAACTTTCTTAGTTGTTTCTGCAAGCAGTGAATCTACACGTTGTTCAGGATCTTGATAGTAATCAAAAATCAAAATACAGTCTTCTAATTCCACATAAAACCCACTATGATTTAAAAAACCTATGGTATATAATTTTTTCATTTTTTCTCCCTAAATGAAAATTTTTAGTTTTAATAAATAAAATATTTCCTTGCTTAAAATCCGAAAATTGCTAAAATGAATAGCAATATATATTATTATATCAAAACTATATGTTATTTCTTAGTACAAAAGGAAAACTTTTATGAATATTCTACATAATGTTCGTTTTAATAAATTTTATGTACAAAACCATATGGATTGCTGTCTTACATATGAACTAAAAGGACAAGTTTGTATCGTAAAACATACTTTTGTACAGGAGGAACTTAGAGGTCAAAAAATTGCATATGAACTCACATCTAAAATTTACCATTGGGCAAAACAAAATCATTTTATCATACAATCAGAATGTAGCTATATGACTACATGGTTAAAACGTTATTCTCATATTTCAAAATAAAAAAGCATTATGAAAAATAATGCTTTTTTATTTTGATTAAACCATATTATTCATGACAATACCTTACTTAGCATTACTTGCAATAACCATTCCTATTACTCGCTTTGCCCCCACACGTTTTAGTTCCTTTGCCGCCATTTTCAAGGTAGCTCCCGTTGTATAAATATCATCTAAAAGCAATATCTCTTTCCCTTTTATATTAATATATTTATTAACATGAAAAGAATGTTTTAGATTTTTTATACGTCCTATTCTGGAAAGCATGGATTGTGGGTATGTATTTCTCAATTTAACCAATCCGTCCGGATAATAAATTCGTCCTTGTAGCTCCATCCATTTCTGAAATAATATATCCGTTTGATTATAACCTCGTTCTTCTTTTCTCTTTTTTGACAAAGGAATAGGTATGGCAATAGAAAAAGATTCTAAACTATTCCACCAAGGAAATTTTTTAAGTAACCCCCAAAAAGAACGGAAATCTCTTTCTCTATGTCCGAATTTCAACTGTATAAGATACTTTCTCATGTATCCGGTATAGTTAGTAAGTGTATAACATCCATCTAAATCTGTTGTTTTGGACGAAATAAGCATTCTAGGATACCAAAAAGAACGAACACAATGCTCACACCAAGTTGACATTTCACTCGAAGATAATTTACCACAGCCAAGACACCTTGACGGATAAACAAGTTCCATAAGTAGTTTTAAAAAACTTAGCATTGTACCTCTCCTTTTAATAAAGGTAAAAACAAACTGCATCGTCCTACGGATTTATAATTTTTTATTGCTTGATAAAGGGTATTCTTTGTACTGATAAGTATAGTTTTAGCTTTAGCACGGGTAATCCCTGTATATAATAAATTTCTTTGAAGCATCCTGGCTTGCGAAGGAAGTAGTATCATAATCACAATTTCATATTCACTACCTTGACTCTTATGTACAGTTACTGCATACGCCAATTGTAAATCTTTCTTTTCTTCACCTTCGTAAACGACTTCTTTATCGTCAAAAGAAATAAATATTTTATTATCATTTACCGCCCATACTATACCAATATCCCCATTATAAACCCCTTTTTCATAATTATTACGACGCTGCATTACTTTATCGCCAACGCAAAATCCAAACTCATTTATCTCTTTTTCACTATGCATAAGAGCCTGTATGCGACGATTAATATGATCAACCCCACAAATACCTTTATACATAGGCGATAGGATTTGCATCTGCAATTTATTTTTTTCAATATATTGATACTCATCACAAAATTTCATAAGTGCATTAAAAGCTTCTTCTTCTGATGAAACTTCTTTTAAGATAAATGTTTCATTATCAGAAATAGGTTCTTTCCCTTCACGAACTCTATCTGCATTAACGATAATACTACTACCTTCTTCTTGCCTAAAAATATGATGAAGTGTTACTACGGGAACAATCCCTGATGCAATTAAATCTTTAAGAGGCGCACCTGCTCCTACCGGTGGTAACTGATGAATATCACCAACCAATACTAATGTAGCATTTTCTTTTAGTGCACATACCAAATGATAAAACAAAGGTAAATCTATCATAGATGCTTCATCTACGATAATAATATCTTCTGTCAAAGGTTCCCATTCATTCTTTCCAAAGTATGGATTCTTTTCTCTTGCTTCCGACTCTAACGCTTTATGAATAGTATCTGCATTACATGCACTCATTAAAGCTAACCGCTTGGCAGCTCTTCCGGTAGGTGCCATAAGGTGTACAGTCTTATTATGCTGTTCAGCTGCCATAATTAAAGCTTTAATAAGAGTGGTCTTTCCCGTACCCGGACCTCCTGTAATTACAACAACACCTGCATTCATAGCTGATTCAATAGCATTTTTTTGTTCATCTGCCAATAATATATGATTCTTTTCTTCAAATTTTGAAATAGAAAGCTCCACCGAGCAAAATTCTCTACTTTGCAACAAAGCTTTAATTCTATCAGAAGCCTCTACTTCTGCTTCATATAAAGATGGTAAATATAAAAATAAAGTATCTTCAAATCTGCAGCAAGGAATTTCTCCTAGTTCTATACTTTCATAACAAACAGAACACACCGTTTCTTCATCAATCCTTAATAAAGTAGCTGTTTGGTTACAAACAATCGACAGAGGTCCGCAACAATGTCCCATAGTAACAAAATGTGAAAGTGTATACATAATACCTTGTACTATTCTTTGTTCAGAATCTTGTTTCACCCCTTGATATAAAGCAATTTTATCAGCTTCTTTAAAACCGACTCCTCGAATATCCTGTATCATGCGATAAGGATTTTCTTTGATAATCTGCTCTGCATTATCCCCATATACTTTTTGTATTTCAACCGCTATGTGTGTGGATATATCTACCCTTTGTAATAATAATGCTATATTATTAATATTTTTTATTTGCCGATACGATTCCTTTATTTTACATAATGTTTTTTCTCCAATTCCTGAAACATGTAACAAAGACTCTATATCATTATCCATAACAGACAAGGTTTCTTTTCCAAAGCAATTTACTA
It contains:
- a CDS encoding SpoIVB peptidase S55 domain-containing protein translates to MKWDKKCKLTAMICCALSLGVLSTAFAEFMSVSEVKEGMHGIGKTVIHGTTIDTFDVDVLGVMKNRGANGGDLVLVKVSGPVIDSSNGIAHGMSGSPVYINNKLLGAVAYGFSQSGGRIGMVTPIEDMLKIWAIDDNKVQVDTLKPSKDLIPLNTPLMATGYSSSGLEYLTKKMKNFQMVPYAAASSSEDTTAMPLVPGSSVAATMVTGDLKLGAIGTVTYVDDDHILAFGHPFMSKGNTDYFMHNSYIFTVIPSTYSPFKLGSIGAEIGTINQDRGAGIGGISGRIPSFIPLHTTVFDEDLHSRKDLNVRMINNEKLLPTLTATSVYNAISNTIDREGEGTVSLTYSLYPKDIKKKTFKKSNMYWSTKDISSRSVDEIYNVLDILSENRFEKYDIRQIQVDMSVTKERKTAQILDATATPMIVSPGDTIYIKARLQAYRGDIFYKELTFRVPDDQPYGKMILEIRGGGVTPLPYLIEQQKYNLSDEILDRLRVYKDFDHLQKVLLNENQNNQIVVEILDPNVSMIAKDETSGSSTEIQGKKIITKPEYLHEREKKTQQNEDKNSSKSYVNTDYVIYGDGQFSFTVLPPDKREEALKQMVKKQKELIAEMYREQQSSDLINEEESSD
- a CDS encoding MlaE family ABC transporter permease, encoding MITMLNWLGKETLNIFQQLGAIVLLLVSTVKQFSKINLHETAKQSLSLGVKSFYIVALTLLFTGMVISVQMAGVLTQYGAAFSIGGIVTIAIGRELGPVLCGVVLAGRCGAAITAELGTMRVTEQIDALRCLAVNPVAYLVVPRVAACMTMLPLLNVMGVAIGIIGAMIVAALQHGVSAYTFFHSIQVFCGTEDIYIGLIKSIVFGMIVALVGCDRGMTCAAGAEGVGKATTQSVVYSIVMLFAANYLLSSFLF
- a CDS encoding rod shape-determining protein — protein: MSIKTNARTQGKIGFIPSSGSLMDWIGSLGAEDIGVDLGSSNVVIYIKNKGLVLPESSVVAMRHNSSDFVAYGTQAEEMEGRTPQGIYTIRPIKESAIIDYKSTAYLLNSIINQSYLKRVFFHPRLIICVPVGITGVQRRALLEAAFTMGARKTVLIEQPIASLIGTGINIENMEGAMVVDVGGGTASVAVVSTHGVVVSDFSRQAGLAMDQAIISYVRDKYKVEIGRKTAEIMKISLGTMWYIKEEQQFLEVCGSSLVTGLPVKITVTGQDVAESLYPLLENIFHKVRNVLQKTPPALLGDIREHGIMISGGAGQLKGLDRMITNLTGIPSYVVEHPLYVNAIGAGTVLEHMNILRDALQDLR
- a CDS encoding DUF2118 domain-containing protein, translated to MKNKYKFTILLGLVMSMFTWGESFAFVPQMSVLSGKTVSVIAEGTRVKEGDVLVLVDSLVGPVPAARATVDGVVIEVTVGNGQIIDQNDQVAVISE
- the murA gene encoding UDP-N-acetylglucosamine 1-carboxyvinyltransferase; this encodes MEKLVIKGGRPLHGRVCVSSAKNAVLPIIVATLLPDSPATIIDAPNLEDVRTISSVIEYLGGSVIHKGNEMIFDTSMITKTEASYDLMSRMRASFLVMGPLLAKKRHAKIALPGGCMIGSRPIDLHLKAFEAMGAEITIGNGFVEALAPNGLKGATIYLDFPSVGATENILMAAVLAEGKTIIENAAEEPEIVDLVTFLSSMGANIKGAGTNVIRIEGVKHLYGASHTVIPDRIEAGTFIIAAAMVGGDVVIENVLTEHLKPLLAKLSEAGVVVEKEIDSVHIISQGRIKSADIKTLPYPGFPTDLQAQFMAMMTVGDGVSTITETVFENRFMHVGELCRMGADIRVEGRKAIVHGVPFLQGAFVRATDLRAGAALVLAGLAAHGVTEIGDLHHIDRGYDHLVEKLRGLGADIVRVDKD